From Nitrospinota bacterium, a single genomic window includes:
- a CDS encoding tetratricopeptide repeat protein, whose product MKKTLFKKELLVFVLFASIIFGCGDINEILKGKESEDIKGHIKFEIIQPEDERASSKKALAYYHYILAEIYSLKNDIEKSIESYKEAIKYDSNSSYLHFNLSSEYLKKGDVSKAISEIQEALAINPEYKEARILLGKIYSGLKKRDLAITQFKKVMDQSPEEIEPYLFLGTLYAEEKDYDNAILTFQKLLEKRPDSVEGVYYIGRIYLIMNLYNRAEEYFKKAIEISPDFEDALRGLGDIYMIRGDYEEAVKHYEKVLEINPHSNLIRERLGQIYLKKESLDEALKEYKIILESEPENLLTHKRLAFIYFKQGNYSEALKEFQIILAAQPKDTKIRYYKALLYEEMKKYDDALLELKEIIKINPNSVDSRLFMARIYKILNKVDDAIDILEELAKVDPKQSKGYFYLGIILSEEKKYNESVKNFKKAIELEPKNDKYHFNLGATYEKMGEFELSIHEMKKTIELNPNYANAHNYLGYMYVERGINLDESILIIKKALELEPENGYFVDSLGWAYFKKGWYEKALNELEKAVSLVPDDPVIRDHLGDIYFKLERKQEALNEWRKSLEIKPDNREVEKKLKNLEKVFEKANH is encoded by the coding sequence ATGAAAAAGACTCTTTTTAAAAAAGAACTTTTGGTTTTCGTTCTTTTTGCTTCGATTATTTTTGGCTGCGGAGATATAAATGAGATATTAAAAGGAAAAGAAAGTGAGGATATTAAAGGTCATATAAAATTTGAGATTATACAACCAGAGGACGAAAGGGCATCTAGCAAGAAGGCACTGGCTTATTATCATTATATCTTAGCTGAAATTTATAGCCTTAAGAATGACATAGAGAAATCCATAGAGTCTTATAAAGAGGCTATAAAGTATGACTCAAATTCTTCTTATCTCCATTTTAACCTCTCTTCAGAATATCTAAAAAAAGGAGATGTTTCAAAAGCCATTTCAGAGATTCAGGAGGCATTGGCAATCAATCCTGAATATAAAGAAGCCAGGATACTATTAGGAAAAATCTATTCTGGTCTCAAAAAAAGAGATTTAGCCATTACTCAGTTCAAAAAAGTTATGGACCAAAGTCCCGAAGAAATAGAACCCTATCTTTTTTTAGGGACTCTCTATGCTGAAGAGAAAGATTACGACAATGCAATACTCACTTTTCAAAAATTATTAGAAAAAAGGCCGGATTCTGTTGAGGGCGTTTACTATATAGGAAGGATCTACCTCATAATGAATTTATATAATAGGGCAGAGGAATATTTTAAAAAAGCAATAGAAATATCTCCCGATTTTGAAGACGCTTTAAGGGGATTGGGAGATATTTATATGATTAGAGGAGATTATGAGGAAGCAGTCAAACATTATGAAAAAGTGCTGGAGATTAATCCTCATAGTAATCTTATTAGAGAAAGGCTGGGACAAATTTATCTAAAAAAGGAGTCCTTAGATGAAGCCTTAAAGGAATATAAAATTATTTTAGAGTCTGAACCGGAAAACCTATTGACTCACAAAAGATTGGCTTTTATCTACTTTAAACAGGGGAATTATTCAGAGGCCCTCAAAGAGTTTCAAATAATTCTTGCTGCTCAACCAAAAGATACGAAAATAAGATATTACAAGGCATTGCTATATGAAGAGATGAAGAAATATGACGATGCCTTACTGGAACTGAAAGAGATTATTAAAATAAATCCAAATTCTGTGGATAGTCGGTTATTTATGGCTCGTATTTATAAAATCTTAAATAAAGTAGATGATGCTATTGATATCTTGGAGGAACTAGCAAAGGTTGATCCCAAACAATCAAAAGGTTATTTTTATTTGGGCATCATCCTTTCTGAGGAAAAAAAATATAATGAATCAGTAAAAAACTTTAAAAAGGCAATAGAGTTAGAACCAAAAAATGATAAATATCATTTTAATCTAGGGGCGACTTATGAGAAGATGGGTGAGTTTGAATTATCAATTCATGAGATGAAAAAAACGATTGAGTTGAATCCCAATTATGCGAATGCTCATAATTACTTAGGATATATGTATGTAGAAAGAGGGATTAATTTAGATGAATCTATTCTTATCATCAAGAAGGCTCTGGAGTTAGAACCAGAAAATGGATATTTTGTCGATAGTTTGGGTTGGGCATATTTTAAAAAAGGTTGGTATGAAAAGGCTCTGAATGAATTAGAGAAGGCTGTTAGCTTGGTACCTGATGATCCAGTAATCAGAGATCATTTAGGTGATATATATTTTAAATTAGAGAGAAAACAAGAGGCATTAAATGAGTGGAGGAAGTCGTTAGAAATAAAACCTGATAACAGAGAGGTGGAAAAGAAATTAAAAAATTTGGAGAAAGTATTTGAAAAGGCGAATCATTAA